The Colletotrichum higginsianum IMI 349063 chromosome 2, whole genome shotgun sequence genome has a segment encoding these proteins:
- a CDS encoding Ferric reductase like transmembrane component yields MSHNHNHGGGGGGGDMGGGMMMGTALFQVTNIHLAKSFWYIIAGVVGFLGIIRGLNYLEGLRRLRRRRSGSVQFPTRPSNRITQIWATTTALVREVGHPQLYIPIRGLHWATPPPLGRVLVLLAYWAVIIYMMVEDAIVKDAYYWERIGFRNAWVTLMQMPLVYLLAMKVNVVGLIVGVSHERLNWLHRWVARTMFVTATVHGFHFWTEWVRADFVETQLRILPAIKYGLGAWGVLVWTFLTGMQPLRAMAYELFVAQHILSAVIFLWLVYVHIPVYAQQYLWLTVALICLDRLARWAILAWQNTRLRRTKASSTTTCEGVRRLGHEVYLRAVGPSTTVVTIKDVHFSWKAGQYLYLWLPRVGFFEAHPYTIACAHRVPDTCVCNSIQLVVRAHGGFSKRLYRHALKNATAASSSSPSSSPSSSSGAVKGAALTGFVTGPFGAPPRWDIYETMVLISASTGASFTLPILESVVQSRGGTTCVTRIEFVLMACQGDEVEFYTQRLRGSMERAKRAGIELVVHIAITRSGKAREGEAAKMVLLCSDDGERTGSGMSSSSSSSSSAQKHQQHQHQQHRRVVSEESVDGGCCQEKGGLDLEKGDDEAPLAPRTRSESLAGMMREYYSRPDLEELIRGPVEASGGETSVVVCGGPSLTSSVRNCVAALSDERAVHKGTGAQGIHLFVEEYSF; encoded by the exons ATGagccacaaccacaaccatggaggaggaggaggaggaggggacatgggcggcggcatgaTGATGGGGACGGCCCTGTTCCAGGTCACCAACATCCACCTTGCAAAGTCGTTCTGGTACATCATCGCGGGCGTCGTTGGGTTTCTCGGCATCATACGCGGCCTGAATTATCTCGAGGGTCTTAGAAG ACTAAGGAGGCGCCGCTCCGGGTCCGTCCAGTTCCCGACGCGCCCCTCGAACCGCATCACCCAGATCTgggccacgacgacggccctcGTGCGCGAGGTGGGCCACCCGCAGCTCTATATCCCCATCCGCGGTCTGCACTGGGCGACACCGCCTCCGCTGGGCCGCGTCCTCGTGCTGCTGGCCTACTGGGCTGTCATCATCTACATGAtggtcgaggacgccatcgtcaaggacGCCTACTACTGGGAGCGCATCGGCTTCCGCAACGCGTGGGTGACGCTGATGCAGATGCCGCTCGTGTACCTGCTTGCCATGAAggtcaacgtcgtcggcctcatcgtcggcgtctcGCACGAGCGGCTCAACTGGCTGCACCGCTGGGTCGCGCGAACCATGTTCGTCACGGCCACGGTGCACGGCTTCCACTTCTGGACCGAGTGGGTGCGCGCCGACTTTGTCGAGACCCAGTTGAGGATCCTGCCGGCCATCAAGtacggcctcggcgcctgGGGGGTGCTGGTCTGGACGTTCCTCACCGGCATGCAGCCGCTGCGCGCCATGGCGTACGAGCTCTTCGTCGCGCAGCACATCCTCTCGGCCGTCATCTTCCTGTGGCTCGTCTACGTCCACATCCCGGTCTACGCGCAGCAGTACCTCTGGCTCACCGTCGCGCTCATCTgcctcgaccgcctcgcGCGGTGGGCGATCCTCGCCTGGCAGAACACGAGGCTCCGCCGGACGAAggcgtcatcgacgacgacgtgcgAGGGTGTGAGGCGGCTGGGCCATGAAGTATACCTCCGGGCCGTggggccgtcgacgacggtggtgACGATCAAGGATGTGCACTTTTCGTGGAAGGCCGGGCAATACCTCTACCTCTGGCTGCCCCGCGTCGGGTTCTTCGAGGCGCACCCGTACACCATCGCCTGCGCGCACCGGGTGCCGGATACGTGCGTTTGCAACAGcatccagctcgtcgtccgggCGCACGGGGGCTTCTCCAAGAGGCTGTACCGCCACGCGCTGAAGAACGCCACTgctgcctcctcctcctccccctcctcctccccctcctcctcctccggggCGGTCAAGGGGGCGGCGCTGACGGGGTTCGTCACGGGCCCGTTcggggcgccgccgaggtggGACATCTACGAGACCATGGTGCTcatctcggcgtcgacgggggcGTCGTTTACGCTGCCGATCCTCGAGAGCGTCGTGCAGAGCCGGGGCGGGACGACGTGCGTGACGCGGATCGAGTTCGTGCTCATGGCGTGccagggcgacgaggtcgagttCTACACGCAGAGGCTGCGCGGGTCGATGGAGCGGGCGAAGCGGGCCGGGATCGAGCTGGTGGTGCACATCGCCATCACGAGGTCGGGCAAGGCGagggagggcgaggcggccaagATGGTGCTGCTGTgctcggacgacggcgagaggACGGGCTCGGGCATgagttcgtcgtcgtcgtcgtcatcttcggcgcagaagcatcagcagcatcagcatcagcagcaccGCCGGGTCGTGTCGGAGGAGTCCGTCGACGGGGGATGTTGtcaggaaaagggggggctGGACCTCGAAAagggggacgacgaggcgccgCTAGCGCCGCGGACGCGGAGCGAGTCGCTGGCGGGCATGATGAGGGAGTATTACAGCCGTCCggacctcgaggagctcattCGGGGGCCGGTGGAGGCGTCGGGCGGCGAGAcgtcggtggtggtgtgcgGCGGACCGTCGTTGACGAGCTCGGTGAGGAATTGCGTGGCGGCGCTGTCGGACGAGAGGGCCGTCCACAAGGGGACGGGGGCGCAGGGAATTCACTTGTTTGTGGAGGAGTATTCGTTCTAG
- a CDS encoding Arginyl-tRNA synthetase, with protein sequence MADQLTAQLEKLSIGKLESFPGCYPDVNPIDVYRSHITSLLYDVTGIEKTIIYNALQWTQSLDKGDLVLAVPALRVKGKKPAELTAQWLENFPESPLIEKPVSFQNGSFLQFWFKTGPLSQLLIPQVRARGQAFGKNPNNGLKNPEDPSLGKKKIIVEFSSPNIAKPFHAGHLRSTIIGGFIANLYDGAGWDVTRINYLGDWGKQYGLLALGFDRFGSEDALKEDPINHLYEVYVKINAAMSDEKEQIAAKEQAGEDVTALKDNSLDEQARKYFKAMVAGDEAAVAQWRRFRDLSITRYKETYARLNIHFDEYSGESQVSEQDMEAAAKKLEEMKISEESEGAVIIDFTKHIPGKAGKSLERPIIRKKDGTALYLTRDISELLHREKKYNFDHMIYVVASQQDLHLKQLFKIIELMGYTETAKKCQHINFGMVLGMSTRKGTVKFLDDILRDVGDKMHEVMRKNETKYNQVENPEATADILGISSVMVQDMSGKSMVALSDALTRFARSRINNYKFDMDTMTSFEGDTGPYLQYAHARLCSIFRKAGVPEEEVAKADLSLLTEKHAIELIRVIGQYPDVVQNTLKTLEPTTVLTYLFRLTHVVSSSYDHLRIVGSEPEIQKARLALYTAARTVLYNGMRLLGLSPVER encoded by the exons ATGGCCGACCAGCTGACCGCtcagctcgagaagctgtcCATCGGCAAGCTCGAGTCCTTCCCCGGCTGCTACCCTGACGTCAACCCTATCGATGTCTACCGCTCCCACATCACGTCGCTGCTGTACGATGTGACGGGCATCGAGAAGACCATCATCTACAACGCCCTCCAGTGGACCCAGAGCCTCGACAAGGGCGACCTGGTCCTGGCGGTCCCCGCGCTGCgcgtcaagggcaagaagcccGCCGAGCTCACCGCTCAGTGGCTTGAGAAT TTCCCCGAGTCTCCCCTCATCGAGAAGCCCGTGTCGTTCCAGAACGGCTCCTTCCTCCAGTTCTGGTTCAAGACTGGTCCTCTCTCCCAGCTCCTCATCCCCCAGGTCCGCGCCCGCGGCCAGGCGTTCGGCAAGAACCCCAACAACGGCCTCAAGAACCCCGAGGACCCTTCCctgggcaagaagaagatcatTGTCGAGTTCTCCTCCCCCAACATCGCGAAGCCCTTCCACGCCGGCCACCTGCGAagcaccatcatcggcggcttcatcgccaacctctacgacggcgccggctggGATGTCACCCGCATCAACTACCTCGGCGACTGGGGCAAGCAGTACggcctgctggccctcggcttcGACCGCTTCGGCAGCGAGGACGCCCTCAAGGAGGACCCCATCAACCACCTCTACGAGGTCTACGTCAAGATCAACGCCGCCATGAGTGACGAGAAGGAGCAgatcgccgccaaggagcaggccggcgaggacgtcacGGCCCTCAAGGACAACAGCCTGGACGAGCAGGCCCGCAAATACTTCAAGGCCatggtcgccggcgacgaggccgccgtcgcgcagTGGAGGCGCTTCCGCGATCTCAGCATCACCCGCTACAAGGAGACGTACGCCCGCCTCAACATCCACTTTGACGAGTACTCGGGCGAGAGCCAGGTCTCCGAGCAGGACAtggaggccgccgccaagaagctcgaggagatgAAGATCTCGGAGGAGTCGGAgggcgccgtcatcatcgacttCACCAAGCACATCCCCGGAAAGGCCGGCAAGAGCCTCGAGCGCCCCATCATCCGCAAGAAGGACGGCACGGCGCTGTACCTGACGCGAGACATCAGCGAGCTGCTTCACCGCGAGAAGAAGTACAACTTTGACCACATGATCTACGTCGTCGCCTCGCAGCAGGACCTGCACCTGAAGCAGCTCTTCAAGATCATCGAGCTGATGGGCTACACCGAGACGGCAAAGAAGTGCCAGCACATCAACTTTGGCATGGTTCTCGGCATGAGCACGCGCAAGGGCACCGTCAAGTTCCTCGACGATATCCTgcgcgacgtcggcgacaaGATGCACGAGGTGATGAGGAAGAACGAGACCAAGTACAACCAGGTCGAGAACCCGGAGGCCACGGCCGACATCCTTGGCATCAGCAGTGTCATGGTCCAGGATATGAGCGGCAAGAG CATGGTCGCGCTTTCGGATGCACTGACACGTTTCGCCCGCTCTAGGATCAACAACTACAAGTTCGACATGGACACCATGACCTCGTTCGAGGGCGATACCGGACCGTACCTCCAGTACGCCCACGCCCGGCTGTGCTCCATCTTCCGCAAGGCCGGCgtgccggaggaggaggtggccaaggccgacctCAGTCTGCTGACGGAGAAGCATGCCATTGAGCTGATCCGCGTCATCGGCCAGTACCCCGACGTTGTCCAGAACACGCTCAAGACGTTGGAGCCCACCACCGTGCTGACGTACCTGTTCCGCCTCACGCACGTCGTCAGCAGCAGTTACGACCACCTGCGCATCGTTGGAAGCGAGCCAGAGATCCAGAAGGCCCGCTTGGCGCTGTACACGGCTGCCAGGACCGTGCTCTACAACGGCATGCGTCTGTTGGGACTGTCCCCGGTCGAGAGGTAA
- a CDS encoding Cytochrome P450, giving the protein MALGVAIIAFILFCAWRLYAAVQLKKKLPEGAKPLPGPKGLPLIGRVHDVPAEAAWLKFYEWSKEYGPIYQQEMFGSVHVWISSEQVAHDLLGRRNVIYSDRPMIPNLPDNRTSGDYLALLGRTETWKRQRKLCHHLMNQSDKQELHDYPTRERDRFLWLLSQKPGEYREYIEQFTSRTVSRLSWGTAHPARVLRKTTFGLLETISPAGALPNVISFLMHVPAALSPWKKKERERHELESRQFTSNVDFVKDQISQGTAQPSFIGTFINEGLGNEKGKWGDLQEAQNVVGLMAIAGALTIGSPIQSFLLAMLHYPEWQTRLQSEIDEVCGGKCPMWTDREKLPLLRAVVKEVIRWRPPVPTGIPHAVEKDDVYNGYFIPAGATIHALEW; this is encoded by the exons ATGGCCCTAGGCGTGGCTATTATcgccttcatcctcttctgcGCATGGCGGCTGTATGCCGCCGTCCagctcaagaagaagcttCCCGAGGGCGCGAAGCCTCTTCCAGGACCCAAGG GTCTGCCTCTCATCGGACGTGTTCATGATGTACCGGCGGAAGCAGCGTGGCTCAAGTTCTACGAGTGGAGCAAGGAGTATGGCCCCATCTACCAGCAAGAGATGTTCGGATCCGTCCACGTCTGGATCTCCTCGGAGCAGGTCGCCCATGACCTCCTGGGCCGCCGCAACGTCATCTACTCTGACCGGCCCATGATCCCCAACCTCCCGGACAACCGAACGAGCGGCGATTaccttgccctcctcggcaGGACAG AAACATGGAAGCGCCAGCGCAAGCTCTGCCATCACCTCATGAACCAGAGTGACAAGCAGGAGCTCCACGACTATCCGACCCGCGAGCGCGATCGTTTCCTTTGGCTCCTCTCCCAGAAGCCCGGCGAATACCGCGAGTACATTGAGCAGTTCACCAGCCGGACCGTCAGCCGTCTCTCCTGGGGCACCGCCCACCCGGCCCGCGTGCTGCGCAAGACGACGTTCGGCCTGCTCGAGACCATCtcgcccgccggcgccctgcCCAACGTCATCTCGTTCCTCATGCACGTCCCGGCCGCCCTGTCGccgtggaagaagaaggagagggagcgCCACGAGCTCGAGTCGAGGCAGTTCACGAGCAACGTCGACTTCGTCAAGGACCAGATCTCGCAGGGCACCGCGCAGCCGAGCTTCATCGGCACCTTCATCAACGAGGGGCTCGGCAACGAGAAGGGCAAATGGGGCGATCTGCAGGAGGCCCagaacgtcgtcggcctcatggccatcgccggcgccctgACCATCGGCAGCCCCATCCAGagcttcctcctcgccatGCTGCACTACCCGGAGTGGCAGACCCGCCTGCAGAGTGAGATTGACGAGGTCTGCGGCGGCAAGTGCCCGATGTGGACGGATCGTGAGAAGCTGCCCCTGTTGAGGGCTGTCGTCAAGGAGGTTATCCGCTGGAGGCCCCCTGTTCCTACGG GCATCCCCCACGCTGTCGAGAAGGATGACGTCTACAACGGCTACTTCATCCCTGCTGGCGCCACGATCCATGCTCTTGAGTGGTGA
- a CDS encoding Cytochrome P450 — protein MTTRGITRDESIYPDPESFNPGRWLQPEYPTYKEPLTRFPNLDGFSQFGFGRRTCQGVPIVDQDLFLTMGGMAWAFNIQRKRNADGTEVPVHWNDYTPLLIAKPAPFEFDAVVRTPEKAELMRSMFEAAKEEEEHEEMMMKMGMPDVDPVDAKKQSAAPMSTKPPPSSLTMNLRQRKEEGEHEKQYREHERDIPGCPGRWATESDIDSGNEKGYVDDDSCSGRSSPTTLS, from the coding sequence ATGACCACCAGGGGTATCACCCGTGACGAGTCCATCTACCCGGACCCCGAATCCTTCAACCCGGGCCGCTGGCTTCAACCCGAGTACCCGACGTACAAAGAGCCCCTCACGCGCTTCCCCAACCTCGACGGCTTCAGCCAGTTCGGCTTCGGACGCCGGACGTGCCAGGGTGTGCCCATCGTCGACCAGGACCTCTTCCTGACCATGGGCGGCATGGCCTGGGCCTTCAACATCCAGCGCAAGCGCAACGCCGACGGAACCGAGGTGCCGGTGCACTGGAACGACTATACGCCGCTGCTGATCGCCAAGCCGGCGCCCTTCGagttcgacgccgtcgtgcGCACgcccgagaaggccgagctGATGCGGTCCATgttcgaggccgccaaggaggaggaggagcacgaggagatgatgatgaagatgggCATGCCCGACGTCGACCCGGTGGATGCCAAGAAGCAGAGCGCCGCGCCCATGTCGACcaagccgccgccatcgtcccTGACGATGAACCTCCGCcagaggaaggaggagggcgagcacGAGAAGCAATACCGCGAGCACGAGCGCGACATCCCCGGGTGCCCCGGCCGGTGGGCGACGGAGAGCGACATCGACTCGGGAAACGAGAAGGGCTACGTCGATGATGACAGCTGCTCCGGGCgttcgtcgccgacgacgctgtCATAG
- a CDS encoding Gpi anchored protein produces MSRRLLLPVLALASLATAHFSLSVPKPLGDSDSKQGTGPCGGYTPSSSSPAVDFHVDGDAVGMENGHPQTNWLFRATLDQTASGGWTQVFPVVMQTGYGSFCEPQIAVPSNFTGQKGIVAVVAHSPDGLLYACSAVNFVSGAGPSRSECKNATITADFTSDPSLTALLDSAATPSASGGGGATTTPNAAPRLAAGNLFSLGPAAAVLASVAAAAVGGAALLF; encoded by the exons ATgtcccgccgcctcctcctccccgtcctcgccctcgcctccctcgcgACAGCCCActtctccctctccgtcCCTAAACCCCTCGGCGACAGCGATTCCAAGCAGGGCACCGGCCCCTGTGGCGGCTACaccccgtcctcctcctccccggccgtcgacttccacgtcgacggcgacgccgtcggcatggAGAACGGCCACCCGCAGACCAACTGGCTCTTCCGCGCCACCCTCGACCAGACCGCCTCGGGCGGCTGGACCCAGGTCTTCCCCGTCGTCATGCAGACCGGCTACGGCAGCTTCTGCGAGCCCCAGATCGCCGTGCCCTCCAACTTCACCGGCCAGaagggcatcgtcgccgtcgtcgcccactCGCCCGACGGCCTGCTGTACGCC TGCTCCGCCGTAAACTTCgtctccggcgccggcccaTCCCGCTCCGAGTGCAAGAACGCAACAATCACCGCCGACTTCACTTCCGACCCCTCCTTGACCGCTCTCCTCGACTCCGCCGCCACGCCCTCCGCttctggcggcggcggcgccaccaccacgcccAACGCCGCTCCCCGCCTGGCCGCCGGGAAtctcttctccctcggccccgccgccgccgtcctcgcctccgttgccgccgccgccgttggcggGGCCGCTTTGCTCTTCTAG
- a CDS encoding Alpha-mannosyltransferase: protein MSEHVQRLCSESHNRAFARARNDRLIMSNAVPEMTADDDKPYCIWYPDVASEETYRRLAERYPDMRYVVGRACAVAGYAGLYYELGLLPEVSIAEETRDNSSKEGSTAIFDTIMRQPVCYAILDDYARSSHPDRPSSPAFMNGDTAEWGKHYFNIAEDYNIDETSSEKANNEELAPEHLELFYTPLLSHLPTTNKDALILMAAYEGNIERYVRLRRPSMLHDEHAAVIRGIYHNTTFAKWWSLQEIDPSNRSIRTAALARFIMVNDLSHITPSSPGKHEVPAMIWWPLIPAEETLRELVRRRPDMKLQAAMACIAGDYRALWEDLAPRPCSELWDQARQTQTRSWPNSPNRNYYVDYLEQHAKELGRDIVDVRTNSECEDAAVRDKEPTTTWLDSGIHAHDYVLMDSNPDGDVYSAGAQANAASWELLICSSEEMRRRAREENGLRLYDD, encoded by the exons ATGTCGGAACACGTCCAGAGGCTCTGCTCGGAATCGCACAACAGAGCCTTTGCCCGCGCCCGCAACGACCGGCTTATCATGAGCAACGCCGTCCCGGAAATGAcggccgacgatgacaagCCGTATTGCATTTGGTATCCGGACGTGGCCAGCGAAGAAACCTACCGCCGGCTGGCCGAGCGTTACCCCGACATGCGGTATGTGGTCGGCCGGGCCTGTGCCGTCGCTGGCTATGCCGGCCTCTACTACGAACTCGGCCTCCTGCCTGAAGTCTCCATCGCGGAAGAGACCAGAGACAATTCCTCAAAAGAGGGATCGACAGCCATATTCGACACCATCATGCGCCAGCCTGTGTGTTacgccatcctcgacgactACGCCCGGTCTTCCCACCCCGATAGGCCATCATCACCCGCCTTCATGAACGGCGACACAGCT GAATGGGGTAAGCACTACTTCAACATCGCCGAAGACTACAACATCGACGAGACCTCATCGGAAAAGGCCAAcaacgaggagctcgccCCGGAGCACCTTGAGCTCTTCTACACGCCCCTCCTCTCGCACCTGCCGACCACCAACAAGGACGCACTGATCCTCATGGCGGCTTACGAGGGGAATATCGAACGATACGTACGCCTCCGCCGGCCGAGCATGCTCCACGACGAGCACGCGGCCGTCATCCGCGGCATCTACCACAACACCACCTTTGCCAAGTGGTGGTCCCTCCAGGAAATCGACCCGAGCAACCGTTCCATCAGGACCGCCGCGCTGGCGCGCTTCATCATGGTCAACGACCTGTCGCACATCACACCCTCCAGCCCCGGCAAACACGAGGTGCCCGCGATGATCTGGTGGCCCTTGATCCCGGCGGAGGAGACGCTGAGGGagctcgtccgccgccggccggacATGAAGCTGCAGGCGGCCATGGCGTGCATCGCGGGCGACTACAGAGCCCTCTGGGAGGATCTCGCGCCGCGGCCGTGCTCGGAGCTCTGGGACCAGGCGCGGCAGACGCAGACTCGCAGCTGGCCAAACAGCCCCAACAGAAACTACTACGTCGACTACCTGGAGCAACACGCCAAGGAGCTGGGTcgcgacatcgtcgacgtgCGAACAAACTCCGAGTGTGAGGATGCGGCGGTCCGCGACAaggagccgacgacgacatggctCGACTCCGGGATCCATGCGCATGACTATGTGTTGATGGACTCCAAtcccgacggcgacgtctATTCGGCGGGGGCCCAGGCAAATGCGGCCAGTTGGGAGCTTTTGATATGCTCGAGCGAGGAGATGAGGCGGCGGGCACGGGAGGAGAACGGTCTTAGACTGTACGATGACTAG